A stretch of Synergistaceae bacterium DNA encodes these proteins:
- a CDS encoding 30S ribosomal protein S21, which translates to MMTTVVRKEGEQIEDTLKRFRREVAKVGTLREARKREHYEKPSDAKKIKRAEAARKRKSMRRRNPG; encoded by the coding sequence ATCATGACCACTGTAGTACGCAAGGAAGGCGAGCAGATCGAGGACACCCTCAAAAGATTCAGGCGTGAGGTCGCCAAGGTCGGCACGCTCAGGGAAGCAAGGAAGCGCGAACATTACGAGAAGCCCAGCGACGCGAAAAAGATAAAACGCGCCGAGGCCGCACGCAAGAGAAAATCAATGCGCCGCAGGAATCCGGGCTAA
- a CDS encoding GatB/YqeY domain-containing protein, which translates to MLAQDIAHDLTQAMKLREEPRLSTLRMLKAELQKLQADKGKSAEITDDDVHTVIRRLIKQRKDAAEQYKAGGAADRAESELAEIGILEPYLPKQLGTDEIDAIISEAAKEINASSPKDMGKLMKAVMSKAKGQADGSKVKERVNAFLNK; encoded by the coding sequence ATGCTTGCACAGGACATAGCGCACGATCTCACACAGGCCATGAAATTACGCGAAGAGCCGAGACTCTCCACTCTCCGAATGCTGAAGGCCGAACTCCAGAAATTACAGGCCGACAAAGGAAAATCAGCCGAAATCACAGATGATGACGTTCACACAGTAATACGCCGCCTCATCAAACAGCGAAAAGACGCGGCGGAACAGTACAAAGCCGGGGGCGCGGCTGACCGGGCAGAGTCAGAATTGGCCGAAATCGGAATACTTGAACCCTATCTCCCGAAACAGCTCGGCACGGATGAGATTGACGCGATAATCTCAGAGGCCGCGAAAGAAATTAACGCCTCATCCCCGAAAGACATGGGCAAATTGATGAAGGCTGTAATGTCAAAAGCAAAAGGACAGGCAGACGGCTCAAAAGTGAAAGAAAGGGTTAATGCGTTCCTGAACAAGTAA
- a CDS encoding aldo/keto reductase: protein MHTLTLNNGLIIPAIGFGTYKAGLDTIIHALEAGYKYFDTASFYGNERDISEALIQTGVKRGEVFIASKIWKSDMGYEKTLSAFSRTLENLRCDYVDVLMIHWPRPNLDVREWKVLDIETWRAMEYLYSQRKIRALGLSNFLPYHADNIFSRCEVPPSVAQLEFHPGYMQFPALEYYRRKGIQVQAWSPMGRGRVLDDILIRELAGKYHVTPAQVCMRFCIQEGVMPLPKASSPERMRENLEGVNFVIDEEDMSRLENMPPSGWSGEHPDRERVKI, encoded by the coding sequence TTGCATACCCTGACGCTGAATAACGGCCTCATAATTCCTGCTATAGGTTTCGGAACATACAAGGCCGGACTTGACACTATCATTCACGCGCTGGAGGCAGGATATAAATATTTCGACACAGCGTCATTTTATGGCAATGAGCGCGATATTTCGGAGGCATTAATACAAACGGGCGTTAAACGCGGGGAAGTCTTTATAGCGTCAAAAATATGGAAGTCTGACATGGGATATGAAAAAACGCTCTCGGCATTCTCCCGTACACTTGAGAATCTCAGGTGTGATTATGTTGACGTTCTTATGATACACTGGCCGCGCCCAAATCTTGATGTCAGGGAATGGAAAGTGCTCGATATTGAAACTTGGCGGGCAATGGAATATTTATACTCTCAGAGAAAAATACGGGCGTTAGGTCTCAGCAATTTTCTTCCGTATCACGCAGACAATATATTTTCCCGCTGTGAGGTTCCGCCGTCAGTCGCCCAGCTTGAATTTCACCCGGGATACATGCAGTTCCCCGCGCTGGAATATTACCGCCGGAAAGGGATTCAGGTTCAGGCATGGAGTCCTATGGGACGGGGGCGTGTGCTTGATGACATTCTGATTCGTGAGCTTGCCGGGAAGTATCATGTTACGCCGGCGCAGGTCTGTATGCGCTTCTGCATTCAGGAAGGAGTCATGCCTCTGCCGAAAGCGTCGAGTCCTGAGAGAATGCGCGAGAATTTAGAGGGCGTGAATTTCGTGATTGATGAGGAGGATATGTCGAGGCTTGAGAATATGCCCCCGTCAGGCTGGAGCGGAGAGCATCCCGACCGTGAGCGCGTGAAAATATGA
- a CDS encoding DUF362 domain-containing protein, translating to MTDGSRYIPYSQRAGNESIVYFTRDLSADGLRKLYARINQHITGKIAVKLHTGEPHGPNIIPRPWVKSLITNDIPGAKIVETNSYYDGDRYTTARHRETLKINGWDFANVDIIDELGTTLLPVKGGHHFSNMSVGVNILNYDSLLVLTHFKGHVQGGFGGSNKNIGIGIADGRIGKAWIHTTPGQPNQWDIATEEFMEKISESAKATVDHFGRHIAYINVMRNMSVSCDCEGVAAEPVVTPNVGILASLDILAVDQACVDLVYAMPENFNHDLVERIESRHGLRQLTYMKELGMGNDKYVLIDTDNGDSRIFPADAVKGVKPFEG from the coding sequence ATGACCGACGGAAGCAGATACATCCCCTACAGCCAGAGAGCCGGAAATGAGTCAATCGTATACTTCACCCGCGACCTTTCAGCAGACGGCCTCAGAAAACTTTATGCCCGGATCAATCAGCACATCACCGGGAAAATTGCCGTCAAGCTCCACACAGGAGAGCCGCACGGCCCGAACATTATCCCGCGCCCCTGGGTAAAATCCCTCATCACAAACGACATTCCCGGCGCGAAAATCGTTGAGACTAATTCATACTATGACGGCGACAGGTACACGACAGCCCGGCACCGCGAGACACTCAAAATTAACGGCTGGGATTTCGCGAACGTTGATATTATTGACGAGCTTGGCACAACATTATTACCCGTAAAGGGCGGTCATCACTTCTCGAATATGTCAGTGGGAGTCAATATCCTGAATTATGACTCTCTTCTCGTTCTGACTCACTTCAAGGGACACGTTCAGGGCGGTTTCGGAGGCTCAAACAAGAACATAGGCATCGGAATCGCTGACGGCAGAATCGGAAAGGCATGGATTCACACGACACCGGGACAGCCGAATCAGTGGGACATAGCTACGGAAGAGTTCATGGAGAAAATCAGCGAGTCAGCAAAAGCCACCGTTGACCATTTCGGCAGGCACATCGCCTACATCAACGTAATGCGGAACATGTCAGTGTCATGCGACTGCGAGGGAGTCGCCGCAGAGCCTGTTGTTACGCCCAATGTCGGAATACTTGCCTCGCTTGATATTCTCGCTGTCGATCAGGCGTGTGTTGATCTGGTCTACGCAATGCCCGAAAACTTCAATCATGATTTAGTCGAGCGCATAGAGTCGCGGCACGGCCTGCGTCAGCTCACGTACATGAAAGAGTTAGGCATGGGCAATGATAAGTACGTGCTTATTGACACGGACAACGGAGACTCAAGAATTTTCCCGGCGGACGCTGTGAAAGGAGTCAAGCCCTTTGAGGGTTAA
- a CDS encoding ADP-ribosylglycohydrolase family protein codes for MLGAVVGDIIGSLYHEGWMTGMNFPLFSQESEPTDDTVLTLAVADALMMSLPSRTDKTTGAAFAENVKDSLRSLCNHYRHMRYGGGFSRWLKWKYPHPFVSYGNNPAVRVSPVSWAFDDIETVEWFAEISAVVTHDHPEAIKAARCVAGAVFLARTGHAKDDIRAYITGKYGYEIRTLDEIRPDYVYTSSCPGTVPEAFSAFLEGENFEDVIRKAVTLGGESDSLAAMSGAIAEPFFGIPTLIQVRAFNRLRDRMKFIVQKWEQWRD; via the coding sequence ATGCTCGGCGCTGTTGTCGGGGACATAATCGGAAGCCTTTACCATGAAGGATGGATGACGGGCATGAATTTTCCGCTGTTCAGCCAGGAGTCAGAGCCTACAGATGACACTGTATTGACTCTTGCTGTTGCTGACGCTCTCATGATGTCGCTTCCTTCACGGACGGACAAGACAACGGGCGCGGCTTTCGCGGAGAACGTGAAGGACTCACTGCGGAGTCTCTGCAATCATTACAGGCACATGCGCTACGGCGGGGGCTTTTCCCGCTGGCTGAAGTGGAAATATCCTCATCCCTTTGTCAGCTACGGGAATAACCCTGCTGTGAGAGTCTCGCCGGTCTCTTGGGCGTTTGATGACATTGAGACTGTCGAATGGTTTGCGGAGATAAGCGCGGTTGTAACTCATGACCACCCGGAAGCGATAAAGGCGGCCCGGTGTGTGGCAGGGGCTGTCTTTCTTGCACGTACAGGACACGCAAAGGACGACATACGCGCATACATCACCGGGAAATACGGCTACGAGATTCGGACGCTTGACGAGATCCGCCCGGATTATGTCTATACGTCATCATGTCCCGGCACAGTGCCGGAAGCGTTTTCGGCGTTCCTTGAGGGGGAAAATTTCGAGGACGTTATACGCAAGGCAGTAACATTAGGCGGGGAATCGGACTCTCTTGCGGCCATGTCAGGGGCGATAGCGGAGCCGTTTTTCGGGATTCCCACGCTGATACAGGTCAGGGCGTTCAACAGGCTGCGAGATAGAATGAAATTTATTGTGCAGAAATGGGAGCAATGGAGGGATTAG
- a CDS encoding ADP-ribosylglycohydrolase family protein, translating into MLGAIVGDIAGSPYEFDRRRKEAHSMKFPLVLEGVSRFTDDTVLTLAVADALMSIMPKRGGNADGEQFRVAVIASMREFARRYPNAGYGARFMYWLLRGNPQPYNSFGNGSAMRVSPIAWAFDDLWTVEHFAEISAEISHNHPEGIKGAQSTASAIFLARKGHSKDEIRHYISLRYGYDLSRTLDEIRPNYFHVESCQETVPEAITAFLEGENFEDVTRKAVSLGGDSDTLAAISCSIAEGMYGIPEEIDDIMIPLLDDYLTDKLLKWELWRAH; encoded by the coding sequence ATGTTAGGCGCGATTGTCGGAGATATTGCCGGAAGCCCGTACGAGTTCGACAGGAGGCGGAAAGAAGCTCACAGCATGAAATTTCCGCTTGTGCTTGAAGGTGTTTCGCGTTTCACGGATGATACTGTTCTGACTCTGGCTGTTGCTGACGCTCTGATGTCGATAATGCCCAAGAGGGGCGGAAATGCTGACGGTGAACAATTCCGCGTGGCCGTTATAGCTTCAATGCGCGAATTTGCCCGGCGTTATCCTAATGCGGGGTACGGTGCGCGTTTCATGTACTGGCTTCTGAGAGGAAATCCGCAGCCTTATAACAGTTTCGGGAACGGGTCAGCAATGAGAGTTTCCCCGATTGCGTGGGCGTTTGATGACTTGTGGACGGTTGAACATTTTGCGGAAATCAGCGCGGAAATCTCGCACAATCACCCGGAAGGCATAAAGGGCGCACAGTCGACAGCCTCAGCAATATTTCTAGCCCGCAAAGGACACAGCAAGGACGAAATCAGGCACTATATCTCCCTGCGTTACGGCTATGATTTGTCGCGGACGCTTGACGAGATTCGCCCGAATTATTTTCACGTTGAGTCATGTCAGGAGACAGTCCCGGAGGCAATAACAGCGTTTCTTGAGGGTGAGAATTTCGAGGACGTTACGCGGAAGGCTGTATCACTCGGCGGGGACTCTGACACGTTAGCGGCTATATCATGCTCAATAGCTGAAGGGATGTACGGAATCCCGGAAGAAATTGACGACATTATGATTCCGCTGCTTGATGATTATCTTACGGACAAATTATTGAAGTGGGAGCTTTGGCGTGCCCATTGA
- a CDS encoding IMP dehydrogenase: MAYYYSEPSHTFSEYLLVPSYSSENCVPSNVSLRTPLCKFRKGEESPLSVNIPLVSACMQSVSNDTMAVALAREGGLSFIYCSQSIESQAEMTARVKRYKAGFVANDSAVGPEQTLADILRLKEQTGHTTVAVTHDGSLTGKLLGIITSRDYRVTRTPADTKVRDFMTPIDKVISAHDGLSLTEANDILWEHKLNSLPVVDDDGNMVAFVFRKDYDMHKENPLELLDSQKRYMTGAGINTRDYAERVPALVNAGADVLCIDSSEGFTEWQRRTLSWIRENYGDSVKVGGGNVVDADGFRFLADAGADFVKIGIGGGSICITREAKGIGRGQATAVIEVAKARDEYFAETGVYVPICSDGGIVMDYHITLALAMGADFCMLGRYFARFDESPTNRVMLNGNYVKEYWGEGSSRARNWQRYDSGDSSQAKLSFEEGVDSYVPYAGSLRDNVSETLSKIKSTFCNCGALSLPEMREKARLTLVSPVTLAEGGAHDVMMKEAVRRSK, encoded by the coding sequence ATGGCGTATTATTACAGCGAACCTTCTCACACATTCTCCGAGTACCTTCTTGTTCCGTCGTACTCATCAGAAAATTGCGTGCCGTCAAACGTCTCACTTCGGACTCCCCTGTGCAAGTTCAGGAAGGGCGAAGAGTCTCCGCTGTCGGTGAATATACCGCTGGTGTCGGCGTGTATGCAGTCAGTCTCAAACGACACAATGGCGGTGGCTCTTGCGCGTGAGGGGGGATTGTCATTCATATACTGCTCCCAGTCAATAGAGTCGCAGGCCGAAATGACAGCGAGGGTGAAGCGGTACAAGGCCGGATTCGTGGCGAATGATTCGGCGGTCGGCCCTGAACAGACATTAGCCGACATTCTCAGGCTGAAGGAGCAGACCGGACACACAACAGTAGCTGTTACTCATGACGGAAGCCTCACGGGGAAATTGCTGGGCATAATTACGAGCCGTGATTACCGTGTAACAAGGACTCCTGCTGACACAAAGGTGCGCGACTTCATGACCCCGATCGACAAAGTTATATCCGCTCATGACGGACTCAGCCTCACGGAAGCCAATGATATTTTGTGGGAGCATAAATTGAACTCTCTGCCGGTTGTTGACGATGACGGGAACATGGTCGCGTTTGTCTTCAGGAAAGATTACGACATGCACAAGGAGAACCCGTTAGAGCTTCTCGACAGTCAGAAACGCTACATGACGGGTGCCGGAATAAACACGCGGGATTATGCCGAGAGAGTGCCTGCACTGGTGAACGCCGGGGCGGATGTTCTGTGCATAGATTCGTCAGAGGGCTTCACGGAATGGCAGAGGCGGACTCTTTCGTGGATTCGCGAAAATTACGGGGACTCGGTGAAAGTCGGCGGGGGGAACGTTGTTGACGCTGACGGATTCAGGTTTCTTGCTGACGCGGGCGCGGATTTCGTGAAGATAGGAATCGGCGGCGGGTCAATCTGCATTACTCGTGAAGCGAAAGGAATCGGGCGCGGACAGGCTACGGCGGTGATAGAGGTCGCAAAGGCAAGGGATGAATATTTTGCTGAGACAGGAGTCTATGTGCCGATATGCTCGGACGGCGGCATAGTTATGGACTATCATATAACGCTGGCTCTTGCGATGGGCGCGGACTTCTGCATGTTAGGGAGATACTTTGCGAGATTCGACGAGAGTCCCACGAATCGAGTCATGCTCAACGGGAACTACGTCAAAGAATACTGGGGGGAAGGCTCATCACGCGCAAGGAACTGGCAGAGATACGACAGCGGCGACTCATCACAGGCAAAATTATCGTTTGAGGAGGGAGTCGACAGCTATGTACCGTACGCGGGAAGCCTGCGCGATAATGTCAGCGAGACACTCAGCAAGATAAAATCAACGTTCTGCAACTGCGGAGCATTGAGCCTCCCGGAAATGAGAGAGAAAGCAAGATTGACGCTCGTCTCACCTGTAACACTTGCTGAAGGGGGAGCGCATGACGTTATGATGAAGGAGGCTGTGAGGCGGTCGAAATGA
- a CDS encoding acyltransferase family protein → MIYHYNFFLLGWNSNILFRGGYICVDAFFVISGFMCAKVLLSLSRETSFFSWLKRRLMTLYPYYIAALIPAVCTGVFLNGFHGMRRVIAILEELAMIQEWGIINCFPYYNGATWYISAMMFVSCVYFFLSKKFTPKIQAYIIAALSALCFSVIVHKVRAYSCSRRCEASCLAGNNAGLCGNGSRLACLHVQGQYQAEISGGNFRAVCDYACLCLPVHERFIR, encoded by the coding sequence GTGATATACCACTACAATTTTTTCCTTCTCGGCTGGAACAGCAATATACTTTTCCGCGGCGGCTATATTTGCGTTGATGCATTCTTCGTAATATCCGGCTTCATGTGCGCGAAAGTCCTTCTCTCACTTTCCCGCGAAACATCTTTTTTCTCATGGCTCAAAAGAAGACTCATGACCCTTTACCCGTATTACATTGCGGCATTGATTCCGGCTGTCTGCACAGGCGTATTCCTAAACGGCTTTCACGGAATGCGGAGAGTCATTGCGATTCTTGAAGAGCTTGCGATGATTCAGGAATGGGGAATAATAAACTGCTTCCCTTACTACAACGGCGCAACATGGTACATATCGGCGATGATGTTCGTGTCATGCGTTTATTTCTTCCTGTCAAAGAAATTCACCCCTAAGATTCAGGCGTATATTATCGCGGCATTGTCGGCCTTGTGCTTTTCTGTGATAGTACATAAAGTACGGGCATATTCATGTTCACGGCGTTGTGAAGCGAGTTGTCTCGCTGGGAATAATGCGGGGCTTTGCGGGAATGGGAGTCGGCTGGCTTGTCTTCACGTTCAGGGACAATATCAGGCTGAAATATCCGGGGGCAATTTTCGCGCTGTCTGTGATTATGCTTGTCTCTGTCTGCCTGTACACGAAAGATTCATACGCTGA
- a CDS encoding GNAT family N-acetyltransferase codes for MYVPDIDFLTFDDLPGILRINAASSCSWPEEVIRSDLRDDSQNETTYLGAFATTAEAPLLGYAVLGREKRAGLLMALVVDTAYRRKGIGRQLLMAVGDCAVYMRFRRLKLKVRKSNSGAIALYTQMSFSGETIRRGYYSNGEDAIIMSAALPLKLRTRQ; via the coding sequence GTGTATGTGCCGGATATAGACTTTCTGACATTTGACGACCTGCCCGGAATCCTGAGAATAAATGCTGCCTCGTCATGTTCATGGCCGGAGGAAGTAATACGTTCAGACCTCAGAGATGACTCGCAGAATGAGACGACATACCTGGGGGCTTTCGCGACAACTGCGGAAGCTCCTCTTTTGGGCTATGCTGTCTTAGGCCGGGAAAAACGCGCCGGGCTTCTGATGGCTCTTGTTGTTGACACTGCATACAGGCGGAAGGGAATCGGGCGGCAGTTATTGATGGCTGTGGGCGACTGCGCTGTGTATATGCGATTCCGCCGTCTGAAGCTCAAAGTGAGGAAGTCAAATTCCGGGGCAATCGCGCTGTACACACAGATGTCATTTTCCGGCGAGACTATCCGGCGGGGGTATTACTCCAACGGCGAGGACGCAATAATCATGAGCGCGGCTCTTCCGTTAAAGTTAAGGACGCGGCAATGA
- a CDS encoding adenylosuccinate synthase yields the protein MGAKKNVDLLVGAQWGDEGKGKVVDMLGADVDVFVRFQGGANAGHTVITDGQKTVFHLLPSGMLYPGKLCVLGNGLVLDPEQFLAETGDLFAKGQDRARLAVSPHAHVVMPYHKMLDKLQEEARGKGRKIGTTGRGIGPCYVDKYSRSGLRVEDLIDADLLRERLTYILDEKNQIITKLYGQKPLAFDEIYEPARKWGEAIAPYVDDTRALLRRAADEGKHILLEGAQAALLDIDHGTYPYVTSSSTSAAGAFTGTGLAPHDLTRVIAVVKAYTTRVGEGPFPTEDFTEMGEKLRANGGEYGATTGRPRRCGWLDIPALRYSMELNGADVIALTKLDVLTGMGGIKVCTAYEKNGERFTSWPTDTRTLGEIQPVYETLPGWDDDITNCKSFDELPENAKAYVKYIESAVNVPVALIGVGADRNQTINRGMQ from the coding sequence TTGGGTGCAAAGAAAAATGTAGATTTGCTTGTGGGCGCTCAGTGGGGCGATGAAGGAAAAGGGAAAGTAGTCGACATGCTCGGCGCGGATGTTGATGTGTTTGTGCGCTTTCAGGGCGGTGCGAACGCAGGCCACACGGTAATCACGGATGGGCAGAAGACAGTGTTTCACCTCCTGCCGTCGGGAATGCTCTACCCGGGAAAACTCTGCGTGCTGGGAAATGGACTCGTTCTTGACCCTGAGCAGTTCCTGGCGGAGACCGGCGACTTGTTCGCGAAAGGTCAGGACAGGGCGCGGCTTGCTGTGAGTCCTCATGCTCATGTAGTAATGCCCTATCACAAAATGCTCGACAAACTTCAGGAGGAAGCCCGCGGGAAGGGTCGCAAAATCGGCACGACAGGACGCGGAATCGGGCCTTGCTATGTCGACAAGTATTCGCGCTCAGGACTCAGGGTTGAGGATCTCATTGACGCTGATTTACTGCGCGAGAGACTGACATATATTCTTGACGAGAAGAATCAGATAATCACGAAACTGTACGGGCAGAAGCCATTAGCCTTTGATGAAATCTACGAGCCTGCAAGGAAATGGGGCGAGGCAATTGCGCCGTACGTTGACGACACAAGAGCGTTGCTGCGCCGTGCTGCTGACGAAGGGAAACATATCCTGCTTGAGGGAGCGCAGGCGGCGTTGCTCGACATAGATCACGGGACATATCCCTATGTAACAAGCTCTTCAACCTCAGCGGCGGGAGCTTTCACCGGGACAGGGTTAGCCCCTCATGATTTGACCCGCGTTATAGCTGTCGTGAAGGCATACACGACCCGCGTGGGAGAAGGGCCATTCCCGACAGAGGATTTCACCGAGATGGGCGAGAAACTCCGGGCGAACGGCGGCGAGTACGGAGCGACTACAGGCCGTCCGAGGCGTTGCGGGTGGCTTGACATTCCTGCATTGCGCTACTCTATGGAGCTTAACGGGGCGGATGTCATTGCGCTGACAAAATTGGACGTTCTCACGGGCATGGGCGGCATAAAAGTCTGCACAGCTTACGAGAAAAACGGCGAGCGGTTCACGTCATGGCCGACAGACACGCGGACATTAGGCGAGATTCAGCCGGTCTACGAGACATTGCCGGGCTGGGATGACGACATCACGAACTGCAAGAGCTTTGACGAGCTTCCCGAAAACGCGAAAGCCTACGTGAAGTATATCGAGAGTGCTGTGAATGTCCCTGTAGCATTAATCGGAGTCGGTGCGGACAGGAATCAGACAATCAACAGAGGAATGCAGTAA
- a CDS encoding S41 family peptidase, with protein sequence MTKYKRVYILLFTSLMLAGFLFGYKAQSADFSEDDFNRISPFNVRSLWLLRQVRYIIESYQVDADTKPATDDDLLHGAAKGMVEAWKDPYTRFVSPRQLKDEEIELEGKYGGLGMYIGDRDGQILVISPMEDSPAERAGLKPKDQIVKIDNEVVVGWTSDRAVQKLRGEPDTKVTVWVRREGQDELLEFTITREIIKLHSVRYEMLSDDIGYLRLTQFKHGTADESRNAVRDMIRKGMRALILDLRNNGGGLLDASVKIASMFLREGLIVETKGRSERSNEKYYANKNYYATNLPMTVLINGGSASASEIVAGALNDRGRAKLIGEKSFGKGSVQTLFPLTDGSGVYVTIARYYTPSGKVIDHVGLSPDIEVKGEPDRDKSKDTQLQRAIEEVKKSMRSVAGRRN encoded by the coding sequence ATGACGAAATACAAGAGAGTTTATATCTTGCTGTTTACTTCTCTGATGCTCGCGGGATTTCTTTTCGGGTACAAAGCTCAGTCAGCAGACTTTTCCGAGGACGACTTCAACAGAATATCCCCCTTCAACGTGCGCTCACTGTGGCTTCTTCGTCAGGTTCGCTACATAATCGAAAGCTACCAGGTTGACGCGGACACAAAGCCGGCCACAGATGATGACCTTCTTCACGGCGCGGCCAAAGGAATGGTTGAGGCGTGGAAAGACCCCTATACGAGGTTCGTATCGCCCCGCCAGCTTAAAGACGAGGAAATAGAATTAGAGGGCAAATACGGCGGACTCGGAATGTACATAGGCGACAGGGACGGGCAAATTCTCGTGATAAGCCCTATGGAGGACTCCCCCGCCGAGAGAGCCGGACTCAAGCCCAAGGATCAGATCGTAAAAATCGACAATGAAGTAGTTGTAGGCTGGACATCTGACAGGGCAGTGCAGAAGCTGCGCGGAGAGCCTGACACAAAAGTTACAGTGTGGGTAAGGCGCGAGGGTCAAGACGAGCTTTTAGAGTTCACGATTACGAGGGAGATAATCAAGCTCCACAGCGTGAGATATGAAATGCTGTCCGATGATATAGGCTATTTGCGGCTGACACAGTTCAAGCACGGCACAGCAGACGAGTCCCGAAACGCAGTCCGCGACATGATACGCAAGGGAATGCGGGCGTTAATACTCGACTTACGCAACAACGGCGGCGGACTTCTCGACGCAAGCGTGAAAATAGCAAGCATGTTTTTGCGCGAGGGACTCATTGTCGAAACGAAGGGGCGTTCAGAGCGTTCAAACGAGAAATATTACGCGAACAAAAATTACTACGCGACTAATTTGCCCATGACCGTATTAATCAACGGCGGAAGCGCGAGCGCGTCAGAGATAGTAGCAGGAGCGTTGAATGACAGAGGCCGGGCGAAATTAATCGGCGAGAAAAGTTTCGGAAAGGGAAGCGTTCAGACATTGTTCCCATTGACTGACGGGAGCGGGGTATACGTAACAATAGCGAGATACTACACGCCTTCCGGGAAAGTGATTGACCATGTCGGATTGTCGCCTGACATTGAAGTGAAGGGTGAGCCGGACCGGGACAAGTCAAAGGATACACAGTTACAGAGAGCAATAGAAGAAGTGAAAAAATCAATGCGGTCAGTAGCAGGCCGGAGAAATTAA
- a CDS encoding peptidoglycan DD-metalloendopeptidase family protein — MLKRVIFLLALILLTVNASNIDKQIRTQKQNQADMKKRIEQYNKIARQKSKESKSLLSQLSRLRQNASESESRMNDLQRENSKLQASVAELNRNIARVSESMNHILTMLRGRLTELYKHSPDGSGINAIFSAGGPHEAVNTAYMLNIFARNDLAMFAALNAREKELAQAKAKLESDKKKITSQTDELRKKREEFDSAVRKTDTLLKNVQSEQKKAESAAKELESAQRAVGSKITNLMNKKKRASAMKITPSKSGGKNSNVGGSKATVPVNSAGSSPQRSVNSLAWPMTGRVTMQYGSRVHPTFKTKIFNSGIDIAAAAGTPVKASGPGEVLYQGWLRGLGQVVIIDHGGDLTTVYAHLGRTSVREGARVSTGTVIGSAGNTGTDAEYGLHFEVRKNGSAVNPMNYLRR; from the coding sequence ATGTTGAAGAGAGTAATATTTTTGCTGGCTCTGATTCTGCTGACGGTAAACGCCTCGAACATAGACAAGCAGATTCGTACACAGAAACAGAATCAGGCCGACATGAAGAAGCGCATAGAGCAGTACAACAAAATAGCCCGGCAGAAATCGAAAGAGTCAAAATCCCTGCTGAGTCAGTTATCCCGTCTCAGGCAGAACGCCAGCGAGTCCGAGTCCCGTATGAATGACCTTCAGCGCGAGAACTCGAAACTTCAGGCATCAGTAGCAGAATTGAACCGCAATATTGCCCGTGTAAGCGAGTCCATGAATCATATACTCACGATGTTACGGGGCAGGCTTACGGAGCTGTACAAGCATTCGCCGGACGGAAGCGGGATAAACGCAATATTCAGCGCGGGCGGCCCTCATGAGGCAGTCAACACCGCGTACATGCTGAATATTTTTGCCCGCAATGACTTGGCCATGTTCGCGGCTCTTAACGCAAGGGAGAAGGAATTAGCGCAGGCAAAGGCAAAACTTGAGTCCGACAAAAAGAAGATAACGAGTCAGACAGACGAACTCAGGAAAAAGCGCGAGGAGTTCGACAGCGCAGTGAGGAAAACAGATACCCTCCTGAAGAACGTACAGAGCGAGCAGAAGAAAGCCGAGTCAGCCGCAAAGGAATTAGAGTCAGCGCAAAGGGCTGTAGGCAGCAAGATAACAAATCTCATGAACAAGAAGAAACGCGCCTCAGCCATGAAGATTACCCCGTCAAAATCCGGCGGGAAAAATTCTAATGTCGGCGGCTCAAAAGCTACAGTCCCGGTAAATTCGGCAGGCTCATCGCCTCAAAGGAGCGTCAATTCTCTTGCGTGGCCTATGACAGGACGTGTAACAATGCAGTACGGCTCACGAGTTCACCCGACATTCAAGACAAAAATATTCAACTCAGGAATCGACATAGCCGCCGCGGCAGGGACTCCCGTGAAAGCCTCCGGGCCGGGAGAAGTCCTCTATCAGGGATGGCTGAGGGGACTTGGCCAAGTCGTAATAATAGATCACGGCGGAGACCTTACGACAGTTTACGCGCATTTAGGGCGGACTTCAGTGCGTGAGGGTGCGAGGGTCAGCACGGGAACAGTGATAGGGAGCGCGGGCAACACCGGCACAGACGCGGAATACGGGCTTCATTTCGAGGTCAGGAAAAACGGCTCTGCGGTCAACCCAATGAACTATTTGCGGAGATAA